From the genome of Triticum aestivum cultivar Chinese Spring chromosome 3B, IWGSC CS RefSeq v2.1, whole genome shotgun sequence, one region includes:
- the LOC123068808 gene encoding protein NETWORKED 4A isoform X2: MDKQVKEMVQLIEEDGDSFAKKAQMYYQRRPVLVTHVENFYRMYRALAERYDNVTGELRKNIPSRMQSQGSLSGSEFGSELQRSPTPSPEPQKSWTREQSPRAAGFNFFLSNKSNDSPSSRKEPGSASQSESDMKSEDGEDDGITYTLHQRVLELEDDLNAANRKLLDANEKLEVFEERILRCHCDYKENGNGADHATKIRDIDGEFVSTKEKLQSSQVEINNLERRLEDAAILSEEHSRLLEQNKGLEAEIVSLKEEMTSARRRFNDKISESDAEISQYRQELATASEKLLQEKSTNSTEVGKLQEMNRITSLKLEKVSEEKSLVEDQVKELEEANAEAERQRQELVHAAEMLSEDKFRHEAEILTMQQSIEDLKPKLESIAREKSLLKLWFADLERVVERGRSVVIPPE; this comes from the coding sequence ATGGATAAGCAAGTGAAGGAAATGGTGCAGCTTATTGAGGAAGATGGCGACTCCTTTGCAAAGAAAGCTCAAATGTATTATCAGAGGCGCCCAGTCCTCGTTACCCATGTCGAGAACTTCTACCGGATGTACCGCGCTTTAGCTGAGCGCTACGACAATGTTACCGGTGAACTGCGCAAGAACATCCCTTCAAGGATGCAGTCCCAAGGATCTTTATCCGGTTCTGAGTTCGGTTCAGAGCTGCAAAGGTCGCCCACACCATCTCCTGAGCCCCAGAAGTCCTGGACAAGGGAGCAGAGCCCTAGAGCCGCCGGTTTCAATTTCTTTCTGAGTAACAAGAGCAATGACTCACCGTCCTCAAGGAAGGAGCCTGGGTCAGCTTCACAGTCAGAATCTGACATGAAGTCTGAAGATGGTGAGGATGATGGCATTACCTACACATTGCACCAGAGAGTTCTCGAGCTCGAGGATGATCTCAATGCGGCAAACCGGAAGCTGCTTGACGCAAACGAAAAGCTCGAGGTTTTCGAGGAGAGGATCCTGAGGTGCCATTGCGATTATAAGGAAAATGGAAATGGCGCCGATCATGCTACCAAAATTAGAGACATTGATGGAGAGTTCGTGTCAACTAAGGAGAAGCTACAATCTTCACAAGTGGAGATCAACAATCTTGAAAGGAGGCTCGAAGACGCTGCAATTTTGTCAGAAGAGCACTCCAGGCTGCTGGAACAAAACAAGGGACTGGAAGCTGAAATTGTGAGTCTGAAGGAAGAGATGACTTCAGCTAGACGGCGTTTCAACGACAAAATATCCGAGAGTGATGCCGAGATCAGCCAGTACAGGCAAGAGCTTGCCACCGCGTCCGAGAAGCTGTTGCAGGAGAAGTCCACCAACAGCACAGAGGTAGGAAAGCTGCAAGAAATGAACCGGATCACCAGTCTCAAGCTGGAGAAAGTTTCTGAAGAGAAGTCTCTAGTGGAGGAccaggtgaaggagctggaggaggcGAACGCCGAAGCCGAAAGGCAGAGGCAGGAGCTCGTCCATGCCGCCGAAATGCTGTCGGAGGACAAGTTCAGACATGAAGCTGAGATCCTGACGATGCAGCAGAGCATCGAGGACCTGAAGCCGAAACTTGAGAGCATCGCAAGAGAGAAATCGCTGCTGAAACTCTGGTTCGCGGATCTGGAGCGCGTCGTGGAGCGAGGAAGGAGCGTTGTCATTCCCCCGGAATAA
- the LOC123068807 gene encoding protein NETWORKED 4B gives MKRMSRMPTRKAHSWWWDSHISPKNNKWLADNLEEMDKQVKEMLKLIEDEGDSFAKKAEMYYQRRPLLVTHVENFYRMYRALAERYDNVTGELRKNMPSSLKSQGSGISESDSEAQSTPASPESEKKTPKQKGKKGSDGSSSSSSSDSDSEVDEANQENGNGITDALNERVIELEDELKEAMEKLEALEEKNMRCQCENLEEKLLASQSEINSLQKDLEEKIRSLESIKGISSEKEDLEAAVLENKYKFEELKGEMALAAKHHEAQLSYRDLEIEKCKRELEEVSERYTYDKSTLETEIRELQEVVKNLEGNLAKLSEEKLQLEEQVMELEQTSHSLDDSSAEIKKLQKVIKDLQARLENDSNEKRVLEERAIEFEQVHRELEDSRAETVELQTRIEKLKADLEGTLQEKSMLEGCVKDLEHAIASKLEKSSLEKSSLDAEILQLSEANASLEDKLSSTEAQLKQLHAEKAEASAESEKLISGLKQDIANLKTELELLSSQKAAVDNKVSGLLSDLATCDEKMKEMDSHLHQLHLEHVQVIAEADAARKSVADLRARVCELEEEVEKQKLMAFDSAEGKREAIRQLCFSLEHYRDGYQHLRQVLQGHKRPMVMAT, from the exons ATGAAGCGTATGAGTAGAATGCCCACAAGGAAGGCCCATTCATGGTGGTGGGACAGTCATATTAGTCCCAAAAACAACAAATGGCTAGCTGATAATCTAGAAG AGATGGATAAGCAAGTTAAAGAGATGCTGAAGCTCATTGAGGATGAAGGAGATTCTTTTGCAAAGAAGGCTGAGATGTATTACCAAAGGCGGCCTTTGCTTGTCACCCATGTTGAAAATTTCTACCGTATGTATCGTGCTCTTGCTGAGCGTTATGACAATGTGACTGGGGAACTACGAAAAAACATGCCATCATCTCTCAAATCACAGGGCTCAGGTATATCTGAATCTGACTCTGAGGCACAGTCTACTCCCGCATCTCCTGAGTCTGAAAAGAAGACCCCAAAACAGAAGGGTAAAAAGGGAAGTGAtggatcatcatcttcttcttcttctgattctgattctgaggTTGATGAAGCGAACCAAGAGAATGGCAATGGGATTACTGATGCACTGAACGAACGAGTTATTGAGCTAGAAGATGAGCTCAAGGAAGCAATGGAGAAACTTGAGGCACTCGAGGAAAAGAATATGCGGTGCCAATGTGAAAACCTTGAAGAGAAGTTGCTAGCTTCGCAATCAGAAATCAACAGCCTTCAGAAGGATCTTGAAGAAAAGATCCGTTCATTGGAGAGTATCAAAGGAATTAGCAGTGAAAAGGAGGATTTGGAAGCTGCAGTTCTGGAAAACAAGTACAAGTTCGAGGAATTAAAAGGAGAAATGGCCTTAGCAGCTAAGCATCATGAGGCCCAACTTTCATATCGTGACCTTGAAATTGAGAAATGCAAGCGGGAGCTTGAGGAAGTATCTGAGAGGTATACCTATGATAAGTCTACCCTTGAGACTGAAATCAGAGAGCTCCAAGAAGTGGTCAAGAACTTGGAAGGAAACTTGGCAAAACTGTCGGAAGAGAAGTTGCAGCTTGAGGAACAGGTTATGGAGCTTGAACAAACATCTCACAGCTTAGATGATTCATCTGCCGAAATTAAGAAGCTACAAAAGGTAATCAAGGATCTGCAAGCAAGACTGGAAAATGATTCAAATGAGAAGAGAGTGCTCGAGGAACGTGCTATCGAGTTTGAGCAAGTTCATAGGGAGTTGGAGGATTCGAGGGCTGAAACAGTGGAGCTACAAACTAGAATTGAGAAACTCAAAGCTGATCTGGAAGGAACACTTCAAGAGAAATCGATGTTGGAGGGCTGTGTCAAGGATCTGGAACATGCCATTGCTAGTAAGTTGGAGAAATCCTCTCTTGAGAAGTCCTCTCTTGATGCTGAGATCCTACAACTGTCAGAAGCTAATGCTTCTCTTGAAGACAAGTTGTCATCCACAGAGGCGCAGCTTAAGCAACTTCATGCCGAAAAGGCAGAAGCATCTGCTGAGAGTGAGAAGCTGATCTCTGGATTGAAGCAAGATATTGCCAATCTTAAGACAGAGCTCGAGTTACTGTCCTCACAGAAAGCTGCAGTTGATAATAAGGTGTCTGGTTTGCTGAGTGATCTCGCGACTTGTGATGAAAAGATGAAGGAGATGGATAGCCACTTGCATCAGCTGCACCTGGAGCATGTGCAAGTGATTGCAGAGGCAGATGCCGCACGGAAGTCCGTGGCAGACCTGCGTGCACGGGTCTGTGAGCTCGAGGAAGAGGTTGAGAAGCAGAAGCTCATGGCCTTTGACAGTGCAGAGGGGAAGCGGGAGGCAATCAGGCAGCTGTGCTTCTCGCTCGAGCACTACCGCGACGGGTATCAGCACCTCCGGCAAGTTCTGCAGGGCCACAAGAGGCCGATGGTGATGGCAACGTGA
- the LOC123068808 gene encoding protein NETWORKED 4A isoform X1 yields the protein MKPPLERNPSRKRHSWWWDSHISPKNSKWLAENLEEMDKQVKEMVQLIEEDGDSFAKKAQMYYQRRPVLVTHVENFYRMYRALAERYDNVTGELRKNIPSRMQSQGSLSGSEFGSELQRSPTPSPEPQKSWTREQSPRAAGFNFFLSNKSNDSPSSRKEPGSASQSESDMKSEDGEDDGITYTLHQRVLELEDDLNAANRKLLDANEKLEVFEERILRCHCDYKENGNGADHATKIRDIDGEFVSTKEKLQSSQVEINNLERRLEDAAILSEEHSRLLEQNKGLEAEIVSLKEEMTSARRRFNDKISESDAEISQYRQELATASEKLLQEKSTNSTEVGKLQEMNRITSLKLEKVSEEKSLVEDQVKELEEANAEAERQRQELVHAAEMLSEDKFRHEAEILTMQQSIEDLKPKLESIAREKSLLKLWFADLERVVERGRSVVIPPE from the exons ATGAAGCCGCCTTTGGAAAGGAACCCATCCAGGAAGCGCCATTCATGGTGGTGGGATAGTCACATTAGCCCCAAGAACTCAAAATGGCTTGCAGAAAACCTCGAAG AAATGGATAAGCAAGTGAAGGAAATGGTGCAGCTTATTGAGGAAGATGGCGACTCCTTTGCAAAGAAAGCTCAAATGTATTATCAGAGGCGCCCAGTCCTCGTTACCCATGTCGAGAACTTCTACCGGATGTACCGCGCTTTAGCTGAGCGCTACGACAATGTTACCGGTGAACTGCGCAAGAACATCCCTTCAAGGATGCAGTCCCAAGGATCTTTATCCGGTTCTGAGTTCGGTTCAGAGCTGCAAAGGTCGCCCACACCATCTCCTGAGCCCCAGAAGTCCTGGACAAGGGAGCAGAGCCCTAGAGCCGCCGGTTTCAATTTCTTTCTGAGTAACAAGAGCAATGACTCACCGTCCTCAAGGAAGGAGCCTGGGTCAGCTTCACAGTCAGAATCTGACATGAAGTCTGAAGATGGTGAGGATGATGGCATTACCTACACATTGCACCAGAGAGTTCTCGAGCTCGAGGATGATCTCAATGCGGCAAACCGGAAGCTGCTTGACGCAAACGAAAAGCTCGAGGTTTTCGAGGAGAGGATCCTGAGGTGCCATTGCGATTATAAGGAAAATGGAAATGGCGCCGATCATGCTACCAAAATTAGAGACATTGATGGAGAGTTCGTGTCAACTAAGGAGAAGCTACAATCTTCACAAGTGGAGATCAACAATCTTGAAAGGAGGCTCGAAGACGCTGCAATTTTGTCAGAAGAGCACTCCAGGCTGCTGGAACAAAACAAGGGACTGGAAGCTGAAATTGTGAGTCTGAAGGAAGAGATGACTTCAGCTAGACGGCGTTTCAACGACAAAATATCCGAGAGTGATGCCGAGATCAGCCAGTACAGGCAAGAGCTTGCCACCGCGTCCGAGAAGCTGTTGCAGGAGAAGTCCACCAACAGCACAGAGGTAGGAAAGCTGCAAGAAATGAACCGGATCACCAGTCTCAAGCTGGAGAAAGTTTCTGAAGAGAAGTCTCTAGTGGAGGAccaggtgaaggagctggaggaggcGAACGCCGAAGCCGAAAGGCAGAGGCAGGAGCTCGTCCATGCCGCCGAAATGCTGTCGGAGGACAAGTTCAGACATGAAGCTGAGATCCTGACGATGCAGCAGAGCATCGAGGACCTGAAGCCGAAACTTGAGAGCATCGCAAGAGAGAAATCGCTGCTGAAACTCTGGTTCGCGGATCTGGAGCGCGTCGTGGAGCGAGGAAGGAGCGTTGTCATTCCCCCGGAATAA